In the genome of Streptomyces globosus, one region contains:
- a CDS encoding mucoidy inhibitor MuiA family protein, with protein sequence MPHDTPRATSRTASPAAAGEPIALPVTAVTCLEDRAHVERTAVLDLEAGVQRLRLGPVSALAVDRTLHAELDAGLPAAVLDVRIVRTWTPRGPLPSADDSALRQHLHALEAEQVSVQHRRDRLDVRLGLLGRLADRLLREIRESAGAGESDPDRWARELDRLDAERDTYGEQLRTAQARLAALDAELADVRRGLAAAEGQPADLVAHVEVTVRASAAGPARLRLGHLTACALWRPVYRAVLDGGSLTLESDAMVWQRTGEDWSGVRLTLSTARSALATEPPRLGEDRLALTERTAAERRTVDVELREEEVAELGPAPVSGLPGVDDGGETRVFAAPGPVSVPSDGRAHRVPLSSFTADAAAEYAATPELSPLVAQVVRVPNRSGHALLAGPVDLVRGSGFSGRGTLEFTAPGATAELAFGSCDDLRVVRQADESRETGGIMQRTVVTRTVRLHLSRFSAPGEEGERTVAVRERIPVSEISAVEVRLRKEACSPAPDAVDADGIARWDIALPPGGRRSITLAYEVSAGAKVAGL encoded by the coding sequence ATGCCACACGACACGCCCCGCGCCACCTCGCGCACCGCCTCCCCCGCCGCGGCCGGGGAGCCGATCGCCCTTCCGGTCACCGCCGTCACCTGCCTGGAGGACCGCGCCCACGTCGAGCGCACCGCAGTCCTCGACCTCGAAGCCGGGGTGCAGCGCCTCCGCCTCGGGCCGGTCAGCGCGCTGGCCGTCGACCGCACCCTGCACGCCGAGCTGGACGCCGGCCTGCCGGCCGCCGTCCTGGACGTGCGGATCGTCCGTACGTGGACGCCCCGCGGGCCGCTGCCGTCCGCCGACGACTCGGCACTGCGGCAGCACCTGCACGCCCTCGAAGCGGAGCAGGTCTCGGTGCAGCACCGGCGGGACCGGCTGGACGTCCGCCTCGGCCTGCTCGGCAGGCTCGCCGACCGGCTGCTGCGGGAGATCCGCGAAAGCGCCGGCGCCGGCGAGAGCGACCCGGACCGCTGGGCGCGGGAACTGGACCGGCTCGACGCCGAACGCGACACGTACGGCGAGCAGCTGCGCACCGCGCAGGCGCGGCTGGCCGCCCTCGACGCGGAACTCGCGGACGTCCGGCGGGGCCTGGCCGCCGCCGAGGGGCAGCCGGCCGACCTGGTGGCGCACGTCGAGGTGACCGTCCGGGCCTCGGCGGCCGGGCCGGCCCGGCTGCGGCTCGGCCACCTCACGGCCTGCGCGCTGTGGCGGCCCGTCTACCGGGCCGTGCTCGACGGCGGCTCGCTGACGCTGGAGAGCGACGCCATGGTGTGGCAGCGCACCGGGGAGGACTGGTCGGGCGTGCGCCTGACCCTGTCGACGGCCCGGTCGGCGCTGGCCACCGAACCGCCCCGGCTCGGCGAGGACCGGCTGGCGCTCACCGAGCGGACCGCCGCCGAACGCCGCACGGTCGACGTCGAGCTGCGCGAGGAGGAGGTCGCGGAGCTCGGCCCGGCACCGGTGTCGGGCCTGCCGGGCGTGGACGACGGCGGCGAGACGCGCGTTTTTGCCGCCCCCGGCCCCGTCTCGGTGCCGTCGGACGGACGCGCCCACCGGGTGCCGCTGTCGTCCTTCACCGCGGACGCGGCCGCCGAGTACGCGGCCACGCCCGAGCTGTCGCCGCTGGTGGCGCAGGTGGTGCGGGTTCCGAACCGGTCCGGGCACGCCCTGCTGGCCGGGCCGGTGGACCTGGTCCGCGGCAGCGGTTTCAGCGGCCGGGGCACCCTGGAGTTCACGGCGCCCGGCGCCACCGCCGAACTCGCCTTCGGCAGCTGCGACGACCTGCGGGTGGTGCGGCAGGCCGACGAGTCCCGCGAAACGGGCGGGATCATGCAGCGGACGGTGGTCACGCGAACGGTGCGGCTGCACCTGTCCCGGTTCTCGGCCCCCGGCGAGGAGGGCGAGCGGACCGTCGCCGTCCGCGAGCGGATCCCGGTCTCGGAGATCTCGGCGGTGGAGGTGCGCCTGCGCAAGGAGGCCTGCTCCCCGGCCCCGGACGCGGTCGACGCCGACGGCATTGCCCGCTGGGACATCGCCCTCCCGCCGGGCGGCCGCCGCAGCATCACCCTGGCGTACGAGGTGTCGGCGGGCGCGAAGGTCGCCGGCCTCTGA
- a CDS encoding dihydrofolate reductase family protein — protein MGLIHIAMFATLDLVGQAPGGPDEDPDGFPFGGWQAPLLDEDTGMQIGAAYEGTDALLLGRRTYDIFAAYWPHQKGGEDGAIAELFNRVPKYVASRGTPDLSWAGSTQLGPDLAAAVREIRDRHEHVKVVGSLDLVQTLLRERLFDRLDLWVHPIVLGVGKKVFGEGAVPANVTLLAPPAAGPSGTVYLRYGLADGAPATGDMSAPDRGLPDGA, from the coding sequence ATGGGCCTCATCCACATCGCGATGTTCGCGACCCTCGACCTCGTCGGACAGGCGCCCGGCGGCCCCGACGAAGACCCGGACGGCTTCCCGTTCGGCGGCTGGCAGGCACCCCTGCTGGACGAGGACACCGGCATGCAGATCGGCGCCGCGTACGAGGGCACGGACGCCCTCCTGCTCGGCCGGCGCACGTACGACATCTTCGCCGCCTACTGGCCCCACCAGAAGGGCGGCGAGGACGGTGCGATCGCCGAGCTCTTCAACCGGGTCCCGAAGTACGTGGCCTCCCGCGGCACCCCCGACCTCTCCTGGGCCGGCTCCACGCAGCTCGGCCCGGACCTGGCCGCCGCCGTGCGCGAGATCCGCGACCGCCACGAGCACGTCAAGGTCGTCGGAAGCCTGGACCTCGTGCAGACCCTCCTGCGCGAGAGGCTCTTCGACCGCCTCGACCTCTGGGTGCACCCGATCGTGCTCGGCGTCGGGAAGAAGGTGTTCGGCGAGGGCGCCGTGCCGGCCAACGTCACGCTGCTCGCGCCCCCGGCGGCCGGCCCGTCGGGCACGGTGTACCTGCGCTACGGGCTGGCGGACGGCGCCCCCGCCACGGGCGACATGAGCGCACCCGACCGCGGCCTGCCAGACGGCGCCTGA
- a CDS encoding DUF6233 domain-containing protein yields MAGGRDTGWLLPPDLARLKTLERWCELLLELVRERIAEIETTARIAEAAAGRPVPSPVVEWQIQYGIGASNAPMLIHTGDCTLTSGRTRPATRAQAVDALRHPQVEPCGVCDAGRLLGAGDP; encoded by the coding sequence GTGGCCGGCGGGCGGGACACCGGGTGGCTGCTCCCGCCGGACCTGGCGCGGCTGAAGACCCTGGAGCGGTGGTGCGAGCTGCTGCTGGAGCTCGTCCGGGAGCGGATCGCAGAGATCGAGACCACCGCGCGGATCGCGGAGGCCGCGGCGGGCCGGCCCGTGCCCTCCCCGGTCGTCGAGTGGCAGATCCAGTACGGGATCGGCGCCTCGAACGCCCCGATGCTGATCCACACCGGCGACTGCACCCTGACCTCCGGGCGGACCCGGCCGGCGACCCGCGCCCAGGCCGTCGACGCCCTGCGCCACCCGCAGGTCGAGCCCTGCGGCGTCTGCGACGCGGGCCGGCTCCTCGGCGCCGGCGACCCCTGA
- a CDS encoding FAD-dependent oxidoreductase, with translation MPIRRAVVVGAGIGGLTAAIALHRRGWDVTVCERAPEPPATGAGIGLAPNALRALDAIGVDAARAAGSAIPDTMGVRRADGRRLTGAGTAEMAARYGTAPIAVPRPAFTAALAAALPPGVLRYGAAVTAVDDAEGRRPTVRTAGGAELPADLVVAADGIRSPLRRTHFPGHPGLRYLGETAWRTIVDAPDLGIRAMSETWGRGERFGITPLADGRYYLYATALAPAGTRSADPRAELLERFGSWHDPIPALLDRVRHLDPAGVLQHDLHDLAAPLPRLHHGRIAWVGDAAHAMAPNLGQGGCQAIEDAVVLAHLLPAGGAPDPAPGAGAADPVRAALAAYTAARRDRTDAVRVRARRVGRLGALRHPLAAAARDAAVRAVPDRLALRGMDDLFNGFRLPARQPAER, from the coding sequence ATGCCGATACGCCGCGCCGTGGTGGTCGGAGCCGGAATCGGCGGCCTCACCGCGGCCATCGCCCTGCACCGCCGCGGGTGGGACGTCACCGTCTGCGAACGCGCCCCCGAACCGCCCGCCACCGGCGCGGGCATCGGCCTGGCCCCCAACGCGCTGCGCGCCCTCGACGCCATAGGCGTCGACGCGGCCCGCGCGGCCGGCAGCGCGATACCCGACACGATGGGCGTCCGCCGCGCCGACGGCCGCCGGCTGACCGGGGCCGGCACCGCCGAGATGGCGGCCCGCTACGGCACGGCCCCGATCGCCGTCCCCCGCCCGGCCTTCACGGCAGCCCTGGCCGCCGCGCTCCCGCCCGGCGTCCTCCGGTACGGGGCCGCCGTGACCGCCGTGGACGACGCGGAGGGCCGGCGCCCCACCGTCCGCACGGCCGGCGGCGCGGAACTGCCCGCGGACCTCGTCGTCGCCGCCGACGGCATCCGCAGCCCCCTGCGCCGCACCCACTTCCCCGGCCACCCCGGGCTCCGCTACCTGGGCGAGACGGCCTGGCGGACCATCGTGGACGCCCCGGACCTCGGCATCCGGGCCATGAGCGAGACGTGGGGGCGCGGCGAGCGGTTCGGCATCACCCCGCTGGCAGACGGCCGCTACTACCTCTACGCCACCGCGCTCGCCCCCGCCGGCACCCGGTCGGCCGACCCCCGCGCGGAACTCCTGGAGCGCTTCGGCTCCTGGCACGACCCGATCCCCGCCCTGCTGGACCGGGTGCGGCACCTCGACCCGGCCGGCGTCCTGCAGCACGACCTCCACGACCTGGCCGCCCCGCTGCCCCGCCTGCACCACGGCCGGATCGCCTGGGTCGGCGACGCCGCCCACGCCATGGCGCCCAACCTGGGGCAGGGCGGCTGCCAGGCCATCGAGGACGCGGTGGTCCTCGCCCACCTCCTCCCCGCGGGCGGCGCCCCGGACCCGGCCCCGGGGGCGGGCGCCGCGGATCCCGTCCGGGCCGCCCTCGCCGCGTACACCGCGGCCCGGCGCGACCGCACCGACGCCGTGCGCGTCCGGGCCCGCCGGGTCGGCCGCCTGGGCGCCCTCCGCCACCCCCTCGCGGCGGCGGCCCGCGACGCCGCGGTCCGCGCCGTCCCGGACCGCCTGGCCCTGCGCGGCATGGACGACCTCTTCAACGGCTTCCGCCTCCCGGCCCGGCAGCCGGCGGAGCGGTAG
- a CDS encoding NmrA/HSCARG family protein, translated as MDGRRTITVFGATGQQGGALARAALADADGAFAVRAVTRHPDSGRARELEQLGAEVVRADLDDEASLRSALDGAYGAFMVTNFWEHMSAAHEKEQAQALSRAAGHAGIQHAVWSTLEDTRECIPLGDGRMPTLQGSYNVPHFDAKAEADHFFTDDGVPTTFLRTTFYWENLLSMFAPQRGEDGTFELVYPMGDSRLSGIAVDDIGKTALAVFKGGTDFIAATVSIAGEHLTVAEMAATMTDVLGQPFRYRPLTPDAFRALGFPGADEAGNMFQYYADCEHAFTAARDLAAVRALHPGLQDFRTWVTAHRAQFDLS; from the coding sequence ATGGACGGCAGGCGGACCATCACCGTGTTCGGCGCGACGGGGCAGCAGGGCGGTGCACTGGCCCGGGCCGCCCTGGCGGACGCGGACGGCGCCTTCGCCGTCCGCGCCGTGACCCGCCACCCCGACTCCGGCCGCGCCAGGGAGCTGGAACAGCTCGGCGCCGAGGTCGTCCGGGCCGACCTCGACGACGAAGCCAGCCTGCGGTCCGCCCTCGACGGCGCCTACGGGGCCTTCATGGTGACCAACTTCTGGGAGCACATGAGCGCGGCCCACGAGAAGGAACAGGCCCAGGCACTCTCCCGGGCGGCCGGACACGCCGGCATCCAGCACGCGGTCTGGTCCACGCTGGAGGACACCCGCGAGTGCATCCCGCTCGGCGACGGCCGGATGCCGACGCTGCAAGGCTCGTACAACGTCCCGCACTTCGACGCCAAGGCGGAGGCGGACCACTTCTTCACCGACGACGGCGTCCCCACCACCTTCCTGCGGACCACGTTCTACTGGGAGAACCTGCTGTCGATGTTCGCCCCGCAGCGCGGCGAGGACGGCACCTTCGAACTCGTCTACCCCATGGGCGACAGCCGCCTCTCCGGTATCGCCGTCGACGACATCGGCAAGACCGCCCTGGCCGTCTTCAAGGGCGGCACCGACTTCATCGCCGCCACGGTCAGCATCGCCGGCGAGCACCTGACCGTCGCCGAGATGGCCGCCACGATGACCGACGTGCTCGGGCAGCCCTTCCGCTACCGGCCGCTCACCCCTGACGCCTTCCGGGCGCTCGGGTTCCCCGGCGCCGACGAGGCGGGCAACATGTTCCAGTACTACGCCGACTGCGAGCACGCCTTCACCGCCGCCCGCGACCTGGCCGCCGTCCGCGCCCTCCACCCCGGCCTGCAGGACTTCCGCACCTGGGTGACCGCACACCGCGCGCAGTTCGACCTGTCCTGA